Sequence from the Pelodiscus sinensis isolate JC-2024 chromosome 30, ASM4963464v1, whole genome shotgun sequence genome:
gagggtggatggggaaggggcggctatactgtataatgggcactagggggcagcagagggtgggtggggaaggggcggctatactgtataatgggcactagggggcagcagagggagggcagggaaggggcggctatactgtataatgggcactagggggcagcagaaggtggagcggggaaggggcggctatactgtataatgggcactagggggcagcagtgggtgggtgggggaaggggcggctatactgtataatgggcacaagggggcagtagagggtgggaggaaggggtggctatactgtataatgggcactgggggcagcagagggtggggtggggaaggggcggctatactgtataatgggcacaagggggcagcagagggtgggaggaaggggcggctatactgtataatgggcacaagggggcagcagagggtgggaggaaggggcggctatactgtataatgggcactagggggcagtagagggtgggaggaaggggtggctatactgtataatgggcactgggggcagcagagggtggggtggggaaggggcggctatactgtataatgggcacaagggggcagcagagggtgggaggaaggggcggctatactgtataatgggcacaagggggcagcagagggtgggaggaaggggcggctatactgtataatgggcactagggggcagcagagggtgggtgggggaaggggcggctatactgtataatgggcactagggggcagcagagggtgggtgggggaaggggcggctatactgtataatgggcactagggggcagcagagggtggatggggaaggggcggctatactgtataatgggcactagggggcagcagagggtgggtggggaaggggcggctatactgtataatgggcactagggggcagcagagggagggcagggaaggggcggctatactgtataatgggcactagggggcagcagaaggtggagcggggaaggggcggctatactgtataatgggcactagggggcagcagtgggtgggtgggggaaggggcggctatactgtataatgggcacaagggggcagtagagggtgggaggaaggggtggctatactgtataatgggcactgggggcagcagagggtggggtggggaaggggcggctatactgtataatgggcacaagggggcagcagagggtgggaggaaggggcggctatactgtataatgggcacaagggggcagcagagggtgggaggaaggggcggctatactgtataatgggcactagggggcagcagagggtgggtgggggaaggggcggctatactgtataatgggcactagggggcagcagagggtggatggggaaggggcggctatactgtataatgggcactagggggcagcagagggtgggtggggaaggggcggctatactgtataatgggcactagggggcagcagagggtgggtggggaaggggcggctatactgtataatgggcactagggggcagcagaaggtggagcggggaaggggcggctatactgtataatgggcactagggggcagcagtgggtgggtgggggaaggggcggctatactgtataatgggcactagggggcagcagtgggtgggtgggggaaggggcggctatactgtataatgggcacaagggggcagtagagggtgggaggaaggggtggctatactgtataatgggcactagggggcagcagagggtggggtggggaaggggcggctatactgtataatgggcactagggggcagcagagggtgggcggggaaggggcggctatactgtataatgggcactagggggcagcagagggtgggtggggatggggcagctATGCTGTATAATGGGTacaagggctgtgggggggcataTAGAGAGGTAGGGACGCACCTCATCACAGTTACATTGAAGCTCTTGGACCCAAACCTACATGGAAAAGCATCAGCTACTCCAATCCCCTTGGGCGCTCACCCCCAAAACGTTTCCATTTTCTCCAGTACAGGGGAGAGTGCAGAGTAAGCTCATAGCATTGACACCCTCCCTCCGTGTGGCGCGGGACCTCCGGCCCTGCGGTCTGATTCCCACACAACGGTTTAGAGAGAGGAAAAACAAAGACGTGCATTAGCCACGAGAGATGGCTTTTAAGTGATTCTAAGTGCGAGGAAACACATCACAGCAGGGGACAGCGCAAATAAAACAAAGCCACAAATTCAGCTTGTTGCAGTGAGCACGATGGCCATGAACAGCTGATTCCTGTGTCAGCGATGGCATGAGCCGGCTGCCGATTCTGAAGACAGGAGCTGCGTTAGTGTTACAGTTTGGGGTTCTCAGCTCTTCCTTGACAGGTTAGAAAATGTCTTAGCCTAGGCCCACGTTTCCCCCGGTTCAATGTCTGTTCCTCGAGTTTCTTGCAGTCCTCTTGGGTAGGGAATTAGTGAAGAAGAACAGACGCTGTCACTCCCCTGTCTTATCTAAGTTTTGCTTGTGGCCAGAACCCTTTGTTCCCAAGCCTGGTTCCTGTGCCATCAAGGGAAAGTACCGGCAGCCTAAGTCGGAGGCCGGAGACATCTGGTCTCCTCACATGTTCTGATAGTCACAGTAGCTATTCcttgggccttgtctacactacacaggtCCTGCCTTTCCCGCTCCTGCAGGGACCACTACAACGCCCATAGTCTCTCTTCGGCATCTCCGCTCGCTCCCAGGAAGTTCTCACGTCTCTCCTACAGTCCATCGGCCTCCTTCCGCTGGGGAACTGGTGTCAGGGGCTGATCACTGATGTCACCAAAGCCCTCTGCAAAGGCAGCCTTCACGGAGCCTGGGTCCATCATTCTTCCCTCCAGAGCTCACTCTCCATCCATCCACAATCCCCTCGTATCCGGGACGACCATCTCTGCCCGCGTTCTCCACCATGTGTGTGGGTCGGACTCACCGGGCTCCCACCGCCTGCTGATGAGTCTGGGAATTAGCTCCGTTCTGCACCAGAGCACCCTCTTTGTAACTTGGTTTCAGGATTTGTACACTAAGCGGTATTCCTTTGCTAGACATGCGTGGGGAGTGCACTCAGGACTGGGTAGTAAACGTGCACTTAGCCAGGCCTTTGACCAGCGTAAGAGGGAACAGCTCTGGGTCCCTAGGCCGTCGGGCtagaggggagctggctggggcctCTCTCTCGTTAGCGACGGAGTGGCCGAGGACAAGCATCGCCAGATGGGGATGTCTGTAAATGCTTGTGTGAGTTCAGGGATGGGGCAGCTTGCAGCTTCCGCAAGATCACGGTGAGCAAGGGAGGCAGAAGGCCCAGCAGAGCCCTGTTCCAGCTTGCACCCCGGCAGGTCTCTCACTACGTTCCTGCAAGTCACTAATGGGTTTGTGCATCGGCAGTGGAGGGATTGGAAGTCAACGCCCTACGGAAACCAGCGCCTGGAGCATGTACCTTAACAGGCGGAGCTGCCGCATGGGGACTGCAGGGAGCGCTTCACACCGCACAGGAGGCTGTTTCTGGCAAGGGCTCCCTTGAATTCAGGGTCTCCTTTGGGGAGCTCAGTTCTCCGCAGTCATGTGGGGGTGGCCAAGACTGGAGTTTCCCTCATTCAGTCTCTGCCACTCGCCTGTCCCACTCTCTGCGGGGCAATTCATTCTGCCAGTATAAGAATTTCAGAGAAACTTGCTCAGAGGCAATGTCTCTCCCTGGCCTTCCGCCCTTGGCGGCTGGCTTGTGACCTGAAGTAGGAGTGTTTGTGTTTGTGGGGGCGGTCCCCATTGTGGGAGGGTTGTAGGGTCTAGTGGGTTAGCGCAAGGGAGGAAAGGAATCAGAACTCCTTGGACCTACGCCTGGCACTTCCGGGGGAGTGCAGCCTGGTGGTGAAATCAGGGTGGATGAAAATCCAGGACACCTGGGTCCatttcccatctcttcctagcgcTGTGGGGTCTAGGTGGTGTGGGCCAGAGGGGTCAGCCACGTGTCCTGGATTCTGATCCCCACAGTGAAGAAAACACAGACAGTGGGCTTGAAAGCGCAGAGAACCTCACtgaaactgcccctccccctcaacaCACACCTTTCCCGCCTCCGCGCCCGGGGCTCAATGCCTCACACTCGTCCCTCCCCCAAATTAACACAACACGACAGCGGTTGCTTTGCAGGCAGCAGGTTTTATAGAACTTATGGAGCACAGAGAGGTACAGAACGAAGGACAATGGTGAAGAATGACACAGAGGACAATGAGAAACAACAGATAATTGTAAGGAACACAAATACAACCCAAAGTGAATAAAAAACaccagcagagggtggggtgggagaggggcagctatactgtataatgggcactagggggcagcagagggtgggtggggaaggggcggctatactgtataatgggcactagggggcagcagagggtgggtggggatggggcggctatactgtataatgggcactagggggcagcagagggtggggtggggaaggggcggctatactgtataatgggcactagggggcagcagagggtgggtggggatggggcggctatactgtataatgggcactagggggcagcagagggtggggtggggaaggggcggctatactgtataatgggcactagggggcagcagagggtggggtggggaaggggcggctatactgtataatgggcactagggggcagcagagagtgggtggggaaggggcggctatactgtataatgggcactagggggcagcagagggtggggcggggaaggggcggctatactgtataatgggcactagggggcagcagagggtgggggaggggcggctatattgtataatgggcactaggaggcagcagagggtggggtggggacggggcggctatactgtataatgggcactagggggcagcagagggtgggggaggggcggctatactgtataatgggcactagggggcagcagagggtggggtggggaaggggcggctatattgtataatgggcactagggggcagcagagggtggaggaggggcggctatactgtataatgggcactagggggcagcagagggtgggggaggggcggctatattgtataatgggcactagggggcagcagagggtgggggaggggcggctatactgtataatgggcactagggggcagcagagggtgggggaggggcggctatattgtataatgggcactaggggcagAAGTGGGTGACGGGTGGAAAACTCTAAATTAGCCGGTTGAAGTGCAGAGGCCGGGTCGGAGCCGAGTGCCGTGTGaagtgtggaaggggcagagtggtACCAGAGAGGGCAGCTGGTGCCCTGGAATGCCCTCTGTGCACACACTGAGCATTTTGTCTACTCCTTAATTTCTACAGGGAAGCCGTGGCAGCACCTCAGCACTATTATTGCGCGAAGGCATTTCCCAGTGTAAGGGCCGTGGGGAGGGTGGAATGTGCACACGGTGATGGGGAAGAAACCTTTGCTTCTATACCAGCCATTACCCTGGTATATCCCTCCCCCACGGCAGACGTTCAAGATCTCGTGTCTGGGGGCATGGATGAAGATGTGTTTCGGTTTCCCATACAGTCCTAGGTACCGCATCATCTTGTCGCAGTAGCTGTtctggttggggaagaaggtcttTGGATAGTCGCAGTGGTACCACAGGAAATCTTCAAATGGTGGGAAACATGAGTGCCCGCTGGCCATGGCCATGCCTATCACTGGATCGACCTGCCATGGGAAGAGAGGTGGGGAGATGGATGGAGAGAACATGAGGAGAGGATCTGCTTTTTCCATGGACCCTCTAGGGCAGCTGTTGCAGGATATTGCTTGCACATTCATAATCCGCTGATCATCATTGTCATGGGCAAACAGGTGTAACAACATTGTAGGAAGAGATGTAAGGTTTCACTGCCTAGAATTGCTGATAGCAGATGCCTCCATTACAAGGTTATTTCAAAGCAAGTTACGTTGCGATAATaagtcccaaaataactatttcgaaatagcaagtgCTCACTACAGGGATACCTCGAAATgagacccaggcaggctcccttaatgcagatgcgctacctcaacttagcgCCCCCAGAAACccgggggagtaattactttgattctggggagtcattatttcaaaataacagaagctgagcatccacaggaatcttattttgaaataggcgttagtcctcatagaacaTGTGGTGATTATTTCGCTGCAACAGGCCTGGTAATTGGAAATAATGTTGCAATATTGGACttctgtgtggacgctcacctagGTGTTTCGagataaggggagttatttcgaaatcatgcaGTAGGGTAGACAGGCCCTTAGAGACCATCCGGAGTATGTCTTAGTTAAGTGCCCATCCTCTGACAAGAAAGAGGGGGTGGGTGAAAATTTACATGGTGACTCTGTGTTTCCCCTTCCTCAGATGGTCCATACACAGCAGCAGTAGCTGCTATTGACTCTTGCCCAAAGACGGGGCAAGTAAGATTTCTCTTCTTCCCGTCTCTCTGCTCAACATCTCACCAATGCCTAGCGGGCGTggaataaaatgtttcatttgctcCGTTTCTATGGTGATTGCATTTTCTGCTGTTTCCTATTCTGACCGTAATGCCTCGTTAGGtataaaacaaccaatggtctggtagcactttatagactaacgaaacgtGTTGATGGGATCACGAGCTTCCATTCCACTCTCCAAATCACACTGACAGATCTCcaggtagctgtcttgtcacaaaccagctctacaagcccGATCCACAGGGAAAcgttggaattagagttcatccgcaaattcagtTCACACGCTAATGGACTCAGTCGTGAGGAAAGTTGGTTGGGACACGACCAATTCAACAGCCGTGGAAGGTGCAAGCAGATCTCTGGGTcatatccttcctgacatgggaatctatctattgactttgattttcaTCTGCTTCggtttaagtacccatttttCAGATATTTACTGATATTCTGTCTCCCACCCCTGTaacttttccttcccttccccttcctctctcctgttTCTTTCAGCTGTACAcctcccaaactcataactccagccatctgaagaagtgggttgtgcctacgaaagctcatgaccccatcgacatgttttgttagtctataaagtgctaccagaccatttgttgttttttactggAACAGAcgaactcggctactccctgaagctttcaTGTGGTATAGTCACTGAAATCTTTCTCTCGGTAGGTAATAAACCCGGCTAACGTTGCATCAAAACCAGCCTCTTTGAACTGGAGTGTTGGAGAAGCGTTATGTCAGAACCCCACCGACCCCGCCCGACGTCGTCACCTTCCCATGACCCCTCTCTCCCTGCTCGGCCCTACAACCTCACTGGTTATCCCTGTCCGACTGGACTGGGTTCTTCATGGACCCACACTGAGCTCCGCCCTGCACAACGCACCACTGCCCGCTCAGGGGGGAACAAGATGCCAGGAGCCCCGGattttctccctcacctcctttgaCCACTGGTCCCTTCTGCCTCCCAGAAACAAACTCTGGTTCCCACCCAGGGCACACTGCTCTCTCCCTTCTCCGAGGCGCTAGGCTCCCCTGCGACTTACCCACGCCCTGGTGTCTTCGCTGTCGCGGGAGCGGTGCCTTTGCTCTGCCGAGCTGAACCCTGTCTAGCTCCGCCGTCCCGCGTGGGTTATATAGAGCCCAgccgggcaggggtgggggcggggaaatGCTATAAACCGTGGGGTCAGCACAATGCTGGGACAACTGATCATTAAGAGCAGgggcccagcaggcagggtgTGGGTGGGGAAGTAACAGCCGGcgtgctgcccagccctggggctccacagaCACAGCCGCTGCGAGTGGCCCTGCCAGCAGGTGAAGGTGCGATTGTAGTGCGACGGGCACGCCGGCGTCCATTGGCCCAGCACGGGGAGTAATGGCGGAcgcacagagccacctgccagGGACGCGGGGAAGCTCCGGGCCCACTTGTCCCCAGGGCTGTTGTTTCCCGTGCTAGCGAGACTCAAGGTGAGatggggacccctccccccatgatgcAGTCGCGCCTTCGTTTCCTGTGTAGACAGGTTCTGAGTCCTGGCCCACTGGCATGTTCCTAATCCAGCCCTAGCCTAGAAACTCACAGCTCCGCCGGTGTCCAAAAGTCTCCGCTATCCATCAGAACggccagggtcagaccaaagggcccaTCTTTCCTcacccacagctctgctggcACCCCCAGTCCCGGCCCCCATGTCTTCCTAtctcagccctgggctcccccaaaaCCAGAGCTCCGCCAGTGCCTcacaatcccaacccacagctcCTCTATCTCAGCCCTGAGCGCCCCCCATGTCACAGCTCTCTGggcgcccccagcctggcctgagACGCTCTCCAAGGTGCCTAAAGGAACTGGATGCTCTGGGGAGAAGTGAAGAACCAGGCCTGGAGTCGCTTGGGTGATGTGTAGGTGACTATGTGGGCAGCCGAGcggtgagtgcaggggagaggttaggaGCCCGCTTCTCAcggaccccactcctgcagcaAGAGTGGACTCACATTACCCGAGAGCCGGAGCTGGTGCCTGGGTCTCTCGGCTCGGGAGCCACGGTCCAATGGCCTAGcatgggcagggggcagaggcgatctgtgtgtgtgtgtgggggggggggaacttggTGTCCCGTGTGCTCCCCTGACCTCTGCCAAGGTCTGCTGTCAGGAATGTCGGTAATTACACGAGGCGAGCGAGAGATAATGAGAGAAGCGGTCGGAGGAGTGGTGAGAACGATTTCCTGCTGGGAGAAGAGCCAGGCCTTCATTGTCAAAGGGAGCAGGTTGGGTTGCGTTGGAGTTTTGGCTTCTCCCCTTcggctctgggcaggggaaggaaggtggtTGTGGAATGAGACGCGGAGAGGAACGTGCACAgatagacacacacagacacatgagACAACACCAGAGAGAGACAAGGCTCCAGGCGACCCAGCCAGGACAGAAAAACATGCCCACGAAACAGATGGGTGTCAATAAAAGAGACACGTTCAGGAGAGAACACCAGAGAGAGACAAGGCTCCAGGGGACCAAGTCACGAGGGAGGCACATGCCCACCATACAGATGGGTGGTTATAAATGATCTACACAtagacacacaggctatgtctagactgcaggcttctttcgaaagaggctctttcgaaagcatctttcgaaagagcctctttcgaaagatcgcgtctagactgcaggcagatctttcgaaagagcaagccactttttcgaaagagagcacccagcgagtctggatgctctctttcgaggaagccctatttacattgaagaacgccttcttttgaaagaggaactttcgaaagaaggcgttcttcctcatgaaatgaggtttaccgccatcgaaagaaaagccgcgttctttcgaaataatttcgaaacaacgcggcttgagtctggacgcaggggaagttctttcgaaaaaaggctacttttttcgaaagaacccctgagtctggacacggccacacACAAGGAGGCCTTGTGAGATGGCCCCTTCCCCCAAAATGCAAATGCACCCACCGGAAAGGTAGCACGGGACATGCAAGTGGCGCACAAGCAAGGGAAGAGAATGCCGGGAACACAGACCAGCCCCAGCGTGGGACGTGGGAGGAGGTGGTGCACAGGAGCGAGCATTTGGGGAAGGGCCGACAGTGGAAAGTGCTTAGATTGGTCCACTATGTCTCCATCAATACGACGGAACTAACTCCACTTCCATcaactctgcttctgctgcttcacCCAGAGCGAGGCGACGGGTGCTGGGCATTGGTACTCACGCTGCTTTCTCTCCATCCGTTCATCCCCATGGACACCCGGTTGTGTCCGTGCCATTGTTGGCATCTCTCAAGGCTGGCAGCTCGACAGCAGCATGGGCGGTGGCTATTGCAAGAGCGTGCTCGGCTGGTGTAATTCCTCAGACGCCACGGGGCCACCAGGGGCTATTCCTATGCAAATTGGGGACTTTTTCAGCTTCTGACCTGGCCAATGTCCTAGTTTCACTCAAGAGTCCAATGTCCTAGTTTTCCTGGGACTGGCCTTCGCTCCTTCAGCTTCATCTGCTTTGCATCGTCAGCTCAATTTCTCATTTCCGCCGAGCGTGGGGACCAAAACAGAAGTGGGGCTCAGTCCCCTGGGTTTTCTTCCTGGCTCTGAGAGGGTAGTGGGGGAAGAGTTTTGAGCTGGGTCCTTTTTCCGAAGGAGGAAGTGATTGTGGATTcatcgttctctgaaaacactatggctgcatctagactggcatgattttgtgtaaatacttttaacggaaaagattttccattaaaagtatttgcacaagagagcatctatactggcatgtgcctttgcgcaaaagatttgcttttgcgcaaaagcatccgtgccagtgtagatgctctcttgcgcaagaaagctccaatggccattttagccatcgggctttcttgcgcaagaaattaacgtggctgtctacactggcctcttgcaagaatacttgcacaagagggcttatccctgagagggAGAGTCAGAGTATTTgggcaagaaccactgattttgtacagtacaaagtcagtgttcatGCGGAAATActcgcggtcagtgtagacaggcggcaagattttgcgcaaaagcaattgcttttgcacaaaatcttgccagtctagacacaccccaaatgtgGCATGGCCGTCAAAAGCGTTAGCCATATGTTGGGAGCCATTAGGAAAGGGGCGGCTTATCAGACAAAGGTCACATCATGCCACACTATAAATCCACAGGGTGTCCACACCAGGAATAGGTCTCACCGTTCTGGTCACCGCTGATCAACAAAGCTATATTAGATGCGGAAAAGTACAGAGAGAGCCAACAGAAGGTGTTAGGGGCTTCCAATGTGCAGACAGTCAAAAGTCTGGGACTACATAACTTGGAAAAGAGTAGACAGAAGAGGGAGTGACAGAGAATCGTGAATGGCGGGCAGAAAGTGGATAGGGAAGTGTGATTTACctcttctcataacacaagagccAGGGTCACCCAGTGAAATGAAGAGGTAGCAGGTTGAAAGCGAAAGGAAACACTTCTTCAGTCAAAGCACAGTCAACGTGAGGATCGTAAGATCATAGGAACGGtcagattgggtcagaccaagggtgcgtctacactacacctgTAGCTCGGACGGGAGAGTGATCTAGAGAGACTCAGAGCTGGGCCCTATGTGGGCACAGGAAGATGCCAGCTCCCCACACCCGACGGGAAGGACTGGTGATCTGCCCGCTGGACCGGATCTTACTGCTCGCGTAGTGCTCACGCTGGCAGCT
This genomic interval carries:
- the LOC142821319 gene encoding ribonuclease pancreatic-like; amino-acid sequence: MAMASGHSCFPPFEDFLWYHCDYPKTFFPNQNSYCDKMMRYLGLYGKPKHIFIHAPRHEILNVCRGGGIYQGNGWYRSKGFFPITVCTFHPPHGPYTGKCLRAIIVLRCCHGFPVEIKE